One Penicillium oxalicum strain HP7-1 chromosome III, whole genome shotgun sequence genomic region harbors:
- a CDS encoding putative U3 small nucleolar RNA-associated protein 11 produces MSSMRNAVQRRQHRERGQLEGREKWGLLEKHKDYSLRAKDYNEKKAKLKRLQEKAKDRNPEEFYFGMVGSKNAQQGKHGRGVGVSRDSAAARGLSHDAIKLLKTQDQNYLRTVGERIRRQIERLERDVQLQEGMNTALGVKSKKKEQDMDEDDDGDDFDGFDGLDDDFDFGAPVAPKPRKVVFADDKGVQQSMAQQHDAEDSDGMDEDSDQDQNAAESSKLRKTPKQLAAEKEAMREARRARKIRKRVTEGRENKLAALRRQYAEIQKAEREVELQRGKMDRSVGGTNKHGLKWKVRERKR; encoded by the exons ATGTCGTCGATGCGAAATGCCGTCCAGCGGCGCCAACATCGTGAGCGTGGCCAGCTCGAAGGCCGTGAGAAATGGGGTCTTCTTGAGAAACACAAG GACTATTCGCTTCGCGCAAAAGATTACAATGAGAAGAAAGCCAAGTTGAAGCGCCTGCAAGAGAAGGCCAAGGACCGTAATCCTGAAGAATTCTACTTTGGCATGGTCGGATCGAAGAATGCACAGCAAGGAAAGCATGGACGGGGTGTGGGTGTCTCTCGCGATTCAGCCGCTGCGCGCGGGCTCAGCCACGACGCAATCAAGCTGCTCAAGACGCAGGACCAGAACTATCTACGCACCGTGGGAGAGCGGATACGTCGTCAAATCGAGCGTCTCGAGCGCGATGTGCAATTGCAAGAAGGCATGAACACGGCTCTTGGggtcaagtccaagaagaaggagcaagatatggacgaggatgacgacggGGACGACTTTGATGGCTTCGATGGCCTGGACGATGATTTCGACTTTGGCGCCCCCGTGGCTCCTAAGCCCCGCAAAGTTGTATTTGCAGACGATAAGGGAGTGCAACAAAGTATGGCGCAGCAGCACGATGCGGAGGACTCGGACGGCATGGATGAGGATTCGGATCAGGATCAGAACGCGGCAGAGTCATCCAAATTGCGGAAAACGCCCAAGCAACTGGCCGCAGAGAAGGAAGCTATGCGTGAAGCCCGTCGCGCCCGCAAGATTCGAAAACGGGTTACGGAAGGCCGTGAAAACAAGCTGGCGGCGCTGCGGAGGCAATATGCTGAGATTCAGAAGGCTGAGAGGGAAGTCGAGCTGCAACGGGGCAAGATGGATCGGTCGGTGGGAGGGACCAACAAGCACGGCCTCAAGTGGAAGGTTCGTGAGCGCAAGCGCTAA